One part of the Musa acuminata AAA Group cultivar baxijiao chromosome BXJ1-5, Cavendish_Baxijiao_AAA, whole genome shotgun sequence genome encodes these proteins:
- the LOC135674120 gene encoding uncharacterized protein LOC135674120, translated as MKDGGGGREVQRGPGQPEENRRRSLSDLFQNEEPSSSSETAKNILSETVLPKEEVIECKASKEAVVQETDEQPTQISKAEAAQAITTATPRETSVPSTAADSVASVANAVALGSETKAQVETAKV; from the exons ATGAAAGATGGTGGAGGAGGGCGGGAGGTTCAGCGGGGGCCGGGGCAACCGGAGGAGAACCGGCGGAGATCTCTCAGTGACTTGTTCCAG AATGAAGAGCCGAGCAGTTCCTCTGAGACTGCTAAGAACATTCTATCGGAGACTGTGTTACCAAAGGAAGAAGTGATCGAGTGCAAGGCATCGAAAGAGGCAGTGGTGCAAGAAACAGATGAACAACCTACGCAGATTTCTAAAGCCGAAGCCGCTCAAGCTATCACGACTGCTACCCCACGGGAGACTTCTGTTCCTTCTACGGCGGCAGATTCCGTAGCAAGCGTAGCAAATGCAGTAGCATTGGGTTCAGAAACTAAAGCCCAAGTCGAAACTGCTAAGGTGTAG
- the LOC103985253 gene encoding WAT1-related protein At5g64700: protein MPYLGAMDANYKPYIAAVIIQLTYTGYFVISKAAFDEGLSTFVFIFYRQAAASVLLAPLAFVFERNSSPPLTFMVSLKLFMHAMLGITLSLNLYNIGVKYTSASVASATANSVPVYTFFFAVLFRMETMKVKRISGIAKAVGIALCVAGVVMTALYRGSYIHPLNLHGSSGRHTSPTHQKAALPKTTWIKGTLFMITSNITWALWLVLQGMLLKEYTSKLLFTTLECLFGTFQSLFVAIAFERDSSKWKLQWDMGLLAILYSGFVVTGVCFYLQTFCVEKKGPVFSAIFTPLNIVFTMICSSVFLGEMISVGSILGGLLMVGGLYGVLWGKNKERALCQVSIEEGKPAHAGEGRNMA, encoded by the exons ATGCCCTACCTGGGAGCCATGGACGCAAATTACAAACCATACATCGCCGCAGTCATCATCCAGCTGACATATACTGGCTACTTCGTGATATCCAAAGCAGCTTTCGATGAGGGTTTGAGCACGTTCGTGTTCATCTTCTATCGACAAGCAGCTGCTTCGGTACTACTCGCCCCCCTCGCTTTTGTCTTCGAAAG GAATTCCTCTCCACCATTGACGTTTATGGTGTCGTTGAAACTGTTCATGCATGCAATGCTTGG GATTACTTTGAGTTTGAACTTGTATAACATCGGAGTGAAGTATACTTCAGCATCAGTGGCCTCAGCAACTGCGAACTCCGTCCCGGTATATACCTTCTTCTTTGCTGTGCTCTTCAg AATGGAGACCATGAAGGTGAAGAGGATCTCAGGAATAGCCAAGGCAGTGGGAATAGCACTTTGTGTGGCCGGAGTGGTGATGACTGCCCTCTATAGAGGCTCTTACATCCATCCCCTGAACCTCCATGGCTCCTCCGGCCGCCACACAAGTCCAACACACCAGAAGGCAGCTCTGCCAAAGACCACCTGGATCAAAGGCACCCTTTTCATGATCACCTCCAACATAACCTGGGCATTGTGGCTGGTCTTACAG GGGATGTTGCTGAAGGAGTACACTTCCAAGCTTCTCTTCACAACACTCGAGTGCCTCTTCGGCACATTTCAGTCGCTGTTTGTTGCGATAGCATTCGAGAGGGACAGCTCCAAGTGGAAGCTGCAGTGGGATATGGGCCTGCTTGCCATCCTCTACAGT GGGTTTGTGGTGACAGGAGTTTGTTTCTATTTGCAAACATTTTGTGTCGAGAAGAAGGGCCCTGTGTTTTCGGCAATTTTCACACCTCTAAATATTGTTTTCACCATGATATGTTCATCTGTTTTCCTAGGAGAGATGATTTCTGTGGGAAG TATTTTAGGTGGACTTCTTATGGTTGGAGGCCTTTATGGAGTACTATGGGGAAAGAACAAGGAAAGAGCTCTCTGTCAGGTCTCAATCGAAGAAGGAAAGCCAGCACATGCAGGAGAAGGAAGAAACATGGCCTGA